A stretch of Choristoneura fumiferana chromosome 29, NRCan_CFum_1, whole genome shotgun sequence DNA encodes these proteins:
- the LOC141444223 gene encoding uncharacterized protein, translating to MADEDKKHTEKKKISFVGSVGPLSLKGNLAANWKKWLQCFKIYMVAGGLEDESNERKVAIFLHLIGEDALQLYNSFDLSGKVTYETVIDKFEGYCVPRTNITFEAFNFFNRKQKEDESIEDFITDLKIKCKSCEFGTLADRLVRDVFICNLNEKYQFIREKLLQEENLTLDKTISLSKTLIMSQTQANQLSKKDLESTSVLYVKSKMQQSQASPLSQSRPESQSRAPRPPFQSYSRRPMSQSHQYTQSQPEPRCGRCGQVHRFRCPAADVKCRNCHRIGHYESLCRFRNAKVHYVQMDNSIDVPEESGNYDWNINLHINNTKIVCTLDTGSDANVMSIDVYNSLKISNSLMPSDVRVTSYSGNNVKIVGQQDILCQYSLNKKLLSKKINFIIADVKSPTVIGKITCSELGLVRRVYSIAQLKEMSNSYSETTCHKTNVADSSEKSFNKSNLVLQDLLKNNESVFDGLGCLPGKCHIAVDPNVSPKIDAPRKIPFALHDRLKQELDHMEELDVITKVTEPTAWLNVLSG from the exons atGGCCGACGAAGATAAAAAACACACTGAAAAGAAGAAAATTTCGTTCGTTGGGAGCGTGGGGCCGCTGTCGCTGAAGGGAAATTTAGCGGCCAATTGGAAAAAATGGCTGCAATGCTTTAAAATATACATGGTTGCCGGTGGTTTGGAGGATGAAAGCAATGAAAGAAAGGTTGCGATTTTCCTTCACCTAATAGGGGAGGATGCATTACAGCTATATAATAGTTTTGACCTGAGTGGAAAAGTTACATACGAAACTGTTATTGACAAATTTGAAGGTTATTGTGTACCAAGAACAAACATCACATTTGAAGCGTTTAATTTCTTTAACCGGAAACAAAAAGAAGACGAATCGATTGAGGATTTTATAACagacttaaaaattaaatgcaaatCATGTGAGTTTGGTACACTTGCGGACAGACTTGTAAGAGATGTGTTTATTTGTAACCTCAATGAGAAGTACCAGTTTATCAGAGAAAAATTATTACAAGAAGAGAATTTAACGTTGGACAAAACAATATCCTTATCCAAAACATTAATAATGTCACAAACACAAGCAAACCAGTTGAGCAAGAAAGATTTAGAATCTACATCAGTCTTATATGTCAAATCCAAAATGCAACAGTCACAAGCAAGTCCACTGTCGCAGTCACGTCCAGAGTCACAGTCTCGTGCGCCCCGTCCACCGTTCCAGTCTTATTCACGTCGTCCTATGTCACAGTCGCATCAATACACACAGTCACAACCAGAACCACGCTGCGGGAGATGTGGTCAAGTTCATAGATTCCGGTGCCCAGCTGCAGATGTTAAGTGCAGGAACTGTCATCGTATAGGACATTATGAGTCTCTCTGCAGGTTCCGGAATGCCAAGGTACACTATGTCCAAATGGATAATTCCATTGATGTACCGGAAGAGTCAGGTAACTATGACTGGAACATTAATCTtcacataaataatacaaaaatagtgTGTACATTAGATACAGGCAGTGATGCAAATGTCATGTCTATAGATGTTTATAATTCATTAAAGATTTCTAACAGTCTCATGCCCAGTGATGTCAGAGTTACATCATATAGTGGAAATAATGTCAAAATAGTTGGTCAACAAGATATTTTGTGTCAGTACAGTCTAAACAAAAAGCTATTGTCAAaaaagattaattttattattgctgATGTAAAGTCACCTACAGTCATAGGTAAAATCACATGTTCAGAGCTTGGTCTAGTTCGTAGAGTCTATAGTATTGCTCAATTAAAGGAGATGTCAAATTCATATTCTGAAACAACTTGTCACAAAACAAATGTTGCAGATTCTAGTGAGAAAAGCTTTAATAAATCAAATCTTGTGTTACaggatttattgaaaaataatgaGTCTGTTTTTGATGGATTGGGCTGTCTACCAGGGAAATGTCACATTGCTGTTGATCCTAATGTCTCTCCGAAGATTGATGCTCCACGCAAGATACCATTTGCCTTACATGACCGTCTCAAACAAGAATTGGATCATATGGAAGAACTAGATGTCATCACTAAAGTAACTGAACCAACAGCTTGG CTGAACGTGCTCAGTGGATAG